A window from Gossypium raimondii isolate GPD5lz chromosome 7, ASM2569854v1, whole genome shotgun sequence encodes these proteins:
- the LOC105761873 gene encoding transcriptional regulator TAC1, whose product METDQPAPENPDKASSDEQGASPARSYDCTFCKRGFSNAQALGGHMNIHRRDKAKLKQPSPTHETTATTQQSNFDISKIIPSYSHTPSSHGKWRWVLQDDGADARTDKTSDHIVGSQIRQLPLFDEKPSKSDQNPRSQVQEGLEKGFSSTQPPLGSELDLELRLGPEPHDSSPPKTTKKFF is encoded by the coding sequence ATGGAGACTGATCAGCCTGCACCAGAAAACCCAGACAAGGCATCCTCGGATGAACAAGGTGCAAGCCCTGCAAGATCCTATGACTGCACTTTTTGTAAGAGAGGTTTCTCCAATGCACAAGCCCTTGGTGGCCACATGAATATTCACCGTAGAGACAAAGCCAAGCTCAAACAACCTTCTCCAACTCATGAAACTACTGCTACTACCCAACAATCTAATTTCGACATCTCCAAGATCATCCCCTCCTATTCTCACACACCAAGCAGCCATGGAAAGTGGCGTTGGGTTCTTCAGGATGATGGTGCTGATGCCAGAACAGACAAAACCAGTGACCATATTGTCGGATCACAAATCCGACAACTGCCTTTGTTTGATGAAAAACCTTCCAAATCAGATCAAAATCCCAGAAGCCAAGTTCAGGAGGGCCTTGAGAAAGGGTTTTCATCCACCCAACCTCCATTAGGGTCTGAATTGGATCTTGAACTTAGATTGGGACCTGAGCCTCACGATTCATCGCCACCAAAGACCACCAAAAAGTTCTTTTAA